A DNA window from Streptomyces sp. 71268 contains the following coding sequences:
- a CDS encoding MazG-like family protein: MEIGAAQKLAWENKTLKGFNTTDVALEFGLLTAEVGEAFTAWRKGLPDLGEELADVFLYLTALAEMNGVDLDAEVAHKIEKNTRRTYEHNEHGALVRTSET; this comes from the coding sequence TTGGAGATCGGTGCCGCCCAGAAACTCGCCTGGGAAAACAAGACCCTCAAAGGGTTCAACACCACCGACGTAGCCCTGGAGTTCGGCCTCCTGACCGCCGAGGTCGGCGAAGCCTTCACCGCCTGGCGCAAGGGACTACCCGACCTCGGAGAGGAACTGGCCGACGTCTTCCTCTACCTGACGGCCCTGGCCGAGATGAACGGCGTGGACCTGGACGCCGAGGTCGCCCACAAGATCGAGAAGAACACGCGACGAACGTACGAGCACAACGAGCACGGGGCGCTGGTCCGGACGAGCGAGACGTAG
- a CDS encoding nucleoside 2-deoxyribosyltransferase: MSVYVAHRLFAAHDRALAADLADRLSAKIGAHRVFLPFCDTDEEDLVAEVKGRRLFELDRARLGGLDAMVAILHGPSLDDGVCMEIGYAAASGVPIIVLTTDFQTYSLSEAGLHIEFPDPLLQAVATRVVRVTKLGPPNLPSGPPRSRFASFRARNTAQTSTALDATVDALLNLPAHAPRLPSLPSPRGTTVHVESSPYAVWSQDHLARACAKAGHTTTIPQRFTSANPVTGALADLSAACSATRLLADVSGPETPPGTALLIGAAAAGGTRIAAYQPRPTFTHAHGREPNWRNLMIQYAAEAHLDTDDALRSWLAT; encoded by the coding sequence GTGTCCGTTTACGTCGCCCACCGACTGTTCGCCGCCCACGACCGTGCTCTCGCCGCCGACCTCGCCGATCGACTCAGCGCCAAGATCGGCGCCCATCGCGTCTTCCTGCCGTTCTGCGACACCGACGAGGAGGACCTGGTCGCCGAGGTCAAAGGCCGCCGCCTGTTCGAGTTGGACCGCGCCCGACTCGGCGGCCTCGACGCTATGGTCGCCATCCTGCACGGCCCAAGCCTCGACGACGGGGTCTGCATGGAAATCGGATACGCCGCCGCCTCCGGCGTCCCCATCATCGTGCTCACCACCGACTTCCAGACCTACTCACTGAGCGAGGCCGGCCTTCACATCGAATTTCCCGACCCCCTCCTCCAGGCCGTGGCCACACGCGTCGTGCGCGTCACCAAGCTCGGACCACCCAACCTGCCGTCAGGTCCGCCACGGTCCCGTTTCGCAAGCTTCCGGGCGCGCAACACCGCACAGACGAGCACAGCTCTCGACGCTACCGTCGACGCTCTGCTCAACCTCCCGGCTCACGCTCCACGTCTCCCCAGCTTGCCTTCGCCTCGCGGTACCACCGTCCACGTAGAGTCGTCACCGTACGCGGTCTGGAGCCAGGACCACCTGGCCCGAGCCTGCGCCAAGGCCGGGCACACCACGACGATTCCCCAGCGCTTCACGTCAGCGAACCCCGTCACGGGAGCCCTGGCTGACCTGTCCGCGGCGTGCTCGGCCACCCGGCTGCTCGCCGACGTCTCGGGCCCCGAAACACCACCGGGAACAGCCCTCCTCATCGGCGCCGCTGCCGCCGGCGGCACACGCATCGCCGCCTACCAGCCTCGCCCGACGTTCACGCACGCCCACGGCCGCGAGCCCAACTGGCGCAACCTCATGATCCAGTACGCCGCCGAAGCCCACCTCGACACCGATGACGCCCTCCGGTCCTGGCTGGCCACGTGA
- a CDS encoding PfkB family carbohydrate kinase, which yields MERLDVIGNISRDLTRYPDHRGGPQLGGAALFVSLAAAQAGCRAAPVCVLGTDLAHLPRAPGLDVLDWSARLQADGTSTSFDLEYDPQGELVTVGVDYGVAEGLTEHALRHVGLHPHSTYHVCCRRPLNVAAVLGRLAEHATHFSVDFFLPSAQEMIRAAAPWLPRASTLFVNAMEYRLLEAVIDCGTLAEVIVSDGPRPAVVRCFGRQVALTIPPPHPPREVTGAGDTLAGTYLARRSLGATTTQALAEATAAATRFVASPPLPIPAPRRG from the coding sequence GTGGAACGGCTCGACGTGATCGGCAACATCAGCCGTGACCTGACCCGCTACCCCGACCATCGCGGTGGCCCCCAGCTCGGCGGCGCGGCTCTGTTCGTGTCGTTGGCGGCAGCGCAGGCCGGTTGCCGTGCGGCCCCGGTCTGCGTTCTCGGCACCGATCTCGCCCACCTTCCGAGGGCGCCGGGACTGGACGTGCTCGACTGGTCGGCCCGGCTCCAGGCGGACGGCACATCCACCTCCTTCGACTTGGAATACGACCCGCAAGGCGAGCTGGTGACCGTAGGCGTGGACTACGGCGTCGCCGAGGGCCTGACCGAGCATGCCCTCCGACACGTGGGCCTGCACCCGCACAGCACCTACCACGTCTGCTGCCGCCGCCCACTGAACGTGGCGGCGGTGCTCGGCCGACTCGCGGAGCACGCCACCCACTTCAGCGTGGACTTCTTCCTGCCGAGTGCGCAGGAGATGATCCGTGCCGCCGCTCCATGGCTGCCGAGGGCGAGCACCTTGTTCGTCAACGCCATGGAGTACCGATTACTGGAGGCGGTGATCGACTGCGGCACGCTTGCGGAGGTCATCGTCTCCGACGGCCCCCGGCCGGCAGTGGTCCGCTGCTTCGGACGTCAGGTCGCCCTCACCATTCCGCCGCCGCATCCTCCGCGCGAGGTCACCGGCGCCGGAGACACCCTGGCCGGAACGTATCTGGCCCGTCGCTCGCTCGGGGCGACAACCACTCAGGCCCTGGCGGAGGCGACAGCCGCCGCAACCAGGTTCGTCGCGTCCCCACCCCTGCCCATCCCTGCGCCCCGACGCGGCTAG